From Candidatus Polarisedimenticolaceae bacterium:
CTATCAAATCGCGGGGCGCTCGGTCGTGCGCACTCTGGCAACCGTCGCCGGACATCACGTCGTCATCCTCCATTTCGAGGGTCTCGAGGGCGGTGAATTCTGGGATCGAACGACCCACGAAATCGCGACGAGCGTGCGGTCGCCCGACTAGTCCTCCGGCGGCCCCGACGCCGCCGCGACCTGGTCGGCCTTGATCTTCGCCGCGTCGAACTTCTTCGCCGACGCGAGCATCTTCGCGACCGTCTCGTCGAACTTCGGGTCGCCGCCCTTCTGGAAGCGCAGCGGGTTGATGCGGGCGATGACGAACGCTTTCAAGTACGGGCTGACGAAGCCGCGCTCCTTGAGCTCGGCGACGGCGGCGACGACGGCCTCGTCGAGCTCCAGGAGAGCGGCCGCGCGCTCGTCGCGTACGGCGAGGGCGGCGGGCAGCTTCGATGCGAGGAATGTCTCGACGCGCTTGAGCATCGGCGCGTAGGCGCCGCCGGAGAAGCGGCCCTTCTTCTCGTAGGTTGCGCCCAGGGTGAGGAGCGACGGCTCCTCGAACTCGAGCGCGAACTCCTTCTCGGCGCGCGGGTCGAGATCGGCGAGCGAGCGCGCCATCCGGATGACCTCGAGCGACTTCTCGCGCACGTTGTGCGCCTTCTCGGTGTTGAGCGCGAGGATCCGGTAAGCGGTCTCGGCCTCGGGAAGGAGAAGCGCGACGACCGCCTTCGCGCCGATCGTGCGCAGCGCGGCGAGGCGGTGGTTGCCGTTCGGCGTCCAGTAGCCGACTTCGGGACTCTTCACCGCGATGATCGGATCGAGGAAGCGGTCGATCTGGTCGATGACGTTCGCGAGGCGTGCGGCGTGCGTCTCCGAGAGGTCACGCTGGAACGGCGTGGGCTGGACGGCATCGATCGGGAGCGCGGCGAGGATCTGCCACCGACCGCCGACCGGGTCCTTGTACGTGGCGAGCACCTCGCCGCCGTCCTCGTCGACCTGGCGGCGCAGGGCGTCGACGGCGGCGGGGACGTTCCCGGAGGTCAGCGTCGCGGGCGTGAGCCCGCGCGAGCGCGCCTCCGCTTTGGTGCGCTTCTTCTTCCTCGTCGCCATTCCCCCTTAGTACTCCCGGGAAGGCGCGCGCGTCAACGCCGCCGTAGGATGGAAGGGATGGCGATGGAGACGATCCGTGAGGCGCTCGACCGGTTGGCCCGCTCGGGCTACGTCGATGAGTTCAGCGCCGACGGGGACGGCCTGCGCAGCCGTTCCACCGGGACGATCACACCGCCGGAGTCGTTCCGTGTGGACGAGATCGTGCGCTTCGAAGGCGAGAGCGATCCTTCGGACGAGTCGGTGATCTTCGCGCTCCGCGGCGACGGCACGCGCGGCACCTACACGGTCGCCTACGGCACCCTCATGGACGGCGCCGACGCCGAGATGGTGCGCCGTCTTCGCTGACGATCGGTTCGATCGTACGCCCCGGCTTCGTTCGCCGCCGTGTCCGATATTCCGGAGGATCGTGTCATCCGTTCCGCGCGACGGCGCTGCGGCTCGTCGCGAAACCCTTTGTTTTTCGGCGTGAGCCGCTTGGCGCGCCTCTTGCTGAACGTCGCCGTGGGGCAGAGCGAGAGGAGGACGAGATGAGTACGAGCGGCTTCGATTCCCCTTGGCGCGACGTCGTCGTCCGGTTCGTCCGGAGCGCGTGCTACGAGGATCCGGCGCTCGCGCTGCGTGCGGCTTCGTTGCTGAGCGCCGAGGAGCGTCAGCTCCTGACACGTCTCGAGCCCGACGCCTCGCGCCTCGACTACCTCGCCGCGCACGCACTCGTCCGCTCCATGATCGCCGAGATGACCGGCTGCCCCGGCGAGCAACTCCAGATCCGCACGAGCAAGGACGGGCGCTCCGAGGCGCTCCTGCCCGGCGCCCCGCGCGGCATCGGCTTTTCGCTGTCTCACGCCGACGGGATCGCGCTCTGCGCAGTCGCGTCGGGTTGCTCGGTCGGCGCCGACGTCGAGAGCGAGCGCAACGTCGGGCTCGACCCACGCGGCTTCGCGCAGGTGTTCTGCACGCGCGTCGAGCTGGACGAGATCTCGGCGCTCCCGGCCGTCCTACGGACCGAGCGCCTCCTCGAGATCTGGACGTTCAAGGAGGCGATGGCGCGGGCGACGCGGCCGCGATTCGGTGTCGTCGGCTCCGAGCCGCACATCGCGACCGTGCGGCTGCTTCCCCACCACCTGGCGACGATCGCCGTCGTCGGCGCGCCTCCCGGCCACCTCGTCGCGGTGAAGTTCGAGGAATACCGGCCGGGCTAGCGTTCGCCGTGTCCGCCGGCCGGATGAGGACCGCGCGGAACGATGCAGAGCACGCGTGTCCCGACGCCGCGCTCGGCGATGACCTCGATGCGTCCGCCGATCAGGTCGGCGCGGTAGCGCATGATGCGCACGCCGCTCCCCCGTGTGTCGGCCTTCGACCAGTCGCCGTGGCCGTTGTCGCCGACCTCGAGCTCGATCCGCCGCCGACCGCGGAGCGCGATCTCGATCCCGGTCGCCTCGCCGTGCGTCACCGCGTTGCGGACCGCCTCTTGCGCGATGCGATACAGCTGGGCACCGACGAAGCCGTCGTCGATCGCGACGAGATCGGGCTCGTCGGAGACGAAGCGGCACTTGATCGAGTGCATCGTCTCGGTCGTCTCGGCGAGGTCGAGGAGCGCGTTCATGAGCCCGTTCCCGTCGAACTCGACCGGCAGCATCCCGCGGATGACGTTCCGGAGCTCGATCTTCGCCCCCTCGATCCCGCGGTGCAGGGCGTTGATCGTCGGCACGGACGAGCGCTTGGAGCCGGCCTCGGGATCGGAGATCAGCTCGCGCGTCATCATGGCGAGCCCCGCGAGCGATTGGCCGACCGAGTCGTGCAGCTCCTGGCCGATGCTCCGGCGCTCGCGATCGGTCTGGTCGGCGACCTGCTTCTCGAGCGTCTGCCGCTCGATGACGTGCCCGATGTGGATGCCGACGTTCTTGAGCGACGGGAGGAAGGTGCTCCCCGGGATCGCGAGATTCGACGAGGCGAACATCTCGAGGACGACGATCGGCTTCCCCTCGACGATGACGGGCAAGGTCGCGACCGAGTGGATCCCGAACTTCTCGAACGAACCGCGGACGAACCTTTGGCCGTGGACGTCCTCCATCCACTGCGGCTCGCCGAGCGCCAGCGTCCGGCGGATGATGCCGTCCCCCGGGCCCAGGACCGTCCGCATCGTGATGTCGATGAAGGCGCTGAAGTCGCGCCCCGGCGCAACGTACCAGACGTCCAGCGGGAGGACGGTGTGCGTCGCCTCGTCGATCCGCCACGCGTGGCCGAGATCGAACTGCGCGTGGACGCAGACGAGCTGGATCGCCATCCGGATCGCCTCGTCCAGGCTCGAGGCCCGGTTGGCCGCGCCCGCGACGTCCTGGAGGACCTTGAGCGTCGCGGTGCGCTCGGCGATCCGCCGCTCGAGCGACTCGTTGCGCTCCTTCAAGGCCCGCTCCGCGTTCCGGAGCGCGTGGACGTCGGTGAAGGTGATGACGATCCCGTTGATGCTGTCCGCGCGCGTGCGGTAAGGGAGGAGCCGCCGCAGGTACCAGCGTCCCTCGCGCGTCTGGATCTCGCGCGAGACCGGGACGAGATCGCGGAGGACCGCTTCCGCCTCGGCGAGGAGGTCGGGATCGGTGAACCGCTGCGCGAAGTCGGAGAGCGGCCGGCCCACGTCCGACGGGATGAGGGAGAGGAGCGGTGTCATCGCCGGGGAGAACCACTTGATGCAGAAGTTGCGGTCGAGGAAGATCGCGGCGAGATCGGTGCTCTGTAGAAGGTTGTCGAGGTCGTCGTTCCGCTGCTCGAGCTCCCCGAGCTTCGTCTGGAGCTGGTGGTTGACGGTGAGCAGCTCCTCGTTGAGCGATTGCAGTTCTTCCTTCGACGACGAGGAGAACGCGCGCGCGCCTTTGTGGTTCTTGGCGCCCGATTTCTTGTGGTGCTCGACCTCGGGGCCGCCGCTTCCCTCGCGCCGGGTCCGGGAGCGTTTGGATGCATCACGCGGAGCCAACGAGACCTCCGGATGTCATCGTTCCGGCCAGCAGCCCGAGTCTAGCAGAACTTCGAGGGGGTCCCGGCCGGCGCCGTCCTCACGCGTTCGAAGGGAAAGGGCTTTGGAGGGCGCGACACCGTGAGCTCGGGTTGAGGGGTAGCCGCGACGAACCGCGGCATCGCGCCCACCAATGGTTCATGCCGACACCCTCGTGGTGGAGCCGAGGGAGCGGCGCAAGAAATCCGGCGTGGCGGGCTCCGTCTGAGCCCGGAGGAACCGGGACAGCTTTCCCGGCGATCCGAGGTCGGTGAAGCCGCAGGAGGGAATCTCCGCGACCGCGAGCGACGTCGGCGCCTTGTAGAGCACCTGCCGGTTGAAATCGCGAGTCGGAATGGTTTCGTAGAGCGACCGCAGCGCGCTCCGGCTCCGCTCTCCGTCGATCGACCAGGTCACGCAGTCGGCGACCAGGTCGGGAACGGTGGCGGTGAAGAGCGCGATGAGCGCCGAGCGCTTCGCGACCGCGATGCCGGTGCTCGCGAGCGCGCCGGGTACGAGCCAAGGGCACCCCGGCACCCGTGTGTGTGCCGCGGCACCGAGGACGACCACGAGCTCGGGACGCCGCTCGGCCACGGCCGCCGCGGCGCCCATCGCCTCGGCGAGCATCCCCTCCCCCTCCACGTGGTGATCGCAGGGCAAGAGGACGACGGTCGCGTCCGGCTCCAGGTGCCCGAGATGCATGAGCGCGAGGAGGATTCCCGGCGCGGTGCCGCGATCGGCGGGCTCGAGGATGACGTTCGCCGTCGGAACGGCGCGGAGAGCGCACTCGGACCAACGCAGGTGCTCGGTGCGCACGATCGCGAGCGTTCGATCCGGAGGCGAGATCCTGGCGGCGCGGGCGACGGCCCAATCGAGCATCCCGCCGCTGCCGTCGAGCGACCAGAACTGCTTGGGGATGTTCTTGCCCGAGAGGCGAATCGAGAAATCGCCGAAACCGCGACCCTCGCCAGACGCGAGGAGAAGCGTCCAAGGATGGTCCGAGCGCTTGGTCCGCTCGAGGCTCGGGAGGGCGGCCCAACGACGGCGCGGGACCGGGCGCGGCAGGTGCCGGCGCACCGGAGAAACGCGGTCCGACCGTTCCGTTTGCCACATGCGGCTGCCGTCTCCTCTTTCAACCCGAAGCCGGCACAAGGTTAACGGGAGCGCAGGCGAATACAATCGGAGGAGGGACGATCCGCCCCCGGGAGACGGGCCGATCGAACCTTAGGGAAATGCCCTATGTCCGCTGCGGCCGGCGCGGTGTAACTTCAGACCGGGAGCACGTGATGAGAGAACAAGCCACGAAGCCCTCGGGTCCCTCCGCGAGCAAATCGACGCGCATCCTCGTCGTCGAAGATCATCCCCTCGTCAGGAGAGGCATCATCGAAATGCTCGCGCACGAGGCCGACCTCTCCGTGTGCGGCGAGGCCACGACCGGCGCCGAGGCGGTCGCTCTCTTCAAGTCCGAGCACCCCGATCTGGTCATCGCGGATCTCACGCTTCGCGAAGGGAACGGGATCGAGCTGATTCGCGACATCCGCGGCCTCGGAAGCCGCGTGCCGATCCTGGTCCTCTCGATGCGCGAGGAAACGATGTTCGCGGAGCGGGTCATCCGCGCGGGCGCGCAAGGCTACGTCGCGAAGAGCGCGCCTTCCGAGCGGCTCATCAGCGCGATTCGCCAGGTGCTGCGCGGCGAGCTGGCGCTCTCGCCGCACGTGACCGAGCGGCTCGTCCGCCGTGCGGCGGGCCTCCACGCCGTGACGTCACCGACGCCCGTTCCGACCGTTCTCTCCGACCGCGAGCTCGAGATCTTCGAGATGTTCGGCCGCGGCTTCACCGCCTCCGAGATCGCGCGGCGCCTCCACATCAGCGCCAAGACGGTCCAGGCCCACCGCGAGAACATCAAGGCGAAGCTCGAGCTGGCGACGTCGACCGCGCTCACGCGCTACGCGACCCTCTGGGCCGACGGCGACCGCGCGGCGATCGAGCGCAGTACCGCGCCCGCGCCTCCGCCGGGCGCACACCGGCGCGTCACCGACCGATAGTCTTGTCCGCGACGTCGCTCAGACGCAGCCCCGGCGCCTTCGACAGCTCGCGCGCGCGACGCTGCGCGACCTCCGCGTCGGCGCCGCGTCCGGCCCTCCCGAGCAGCATCGCGTAGGCGTTCCAGGTGCGCGCGCCCTCGGGATCGAGGCGCACCGCGTTCTCCGCTTCGGCGATCGCCTCGGGGTGATGCTCGAGCGCGGAGAGCATGTTGGCCGCGTTCGCGTGGAGAGCGGGATTCCACGGCTCGAGCACGATCGCCTTCTGGAAGAGCGCGAGCGCTCCGGCGAAGTCGTTCGACATCGTCTTGATGCGAGCGAGCTCGGCGAGCGGCCCGGCCGCGGTGGGGTTGTCGCGCGCGAGGGTCGTGAAGACCGGCTCGGCTTCGGGGACGCGATTCGCGCGCAGGAGCGACTGCCCGTAGGCGAACGCGATGTCGAAGTCGGCGGGGTTCTTCGCGTACGCCGCCGCGAACTGCTGCGCGGCTTCGCCGTGCTTCCCCTGATCTTGCAGGGCGAGTCCGAGGAAGTACGGTCCGTCCGCCTGCGCGAAGCCGAGGCTCATCGCCTCCCTGAGCTTGGCTTCCGCCTGCGGGTACATGGCCGGACGCACCTCCCGCGGCGCCATCTTCGCCCGGAGCGAGATCGCGCGGCCGGCGTAGAACGCGCTCTCGGGCGCCGGAAGATCGACGGGCAGCTCGGGGAAAAGCTCGAGGTCGAACCGCGTGCGCGCCTGCTCGGGCTGGTCGATCCGCGCACGGATGAAATGGTCGGTGTAGAGAACGTGGCGCTGATCGTCGGGCTCGCCCTTCCTCATGTGGCACGAGACGCAGTCGTCCTTCGGCTTCGTCTTCTGCCGTGCCGCGGCGGGCGCCTTGCACGCCGAGGCGTCGTGGCAACCGAGGCACTTCGCGTTGAAGAAATCCGCCGGACGGTCGTCGCGGAAGATCGTCTTATGAGGGTTGTGGCAGGTCAGGCATTCCATCTTGCCGCCGCTCTCGGTGAAGCAGCGCGAGAGGAACATCCGGTCGGCCTGCCCCGACAGGCCGAAGTCGTGGACGGTCTTCTCGACGTAGCGGTACGGGATGATCGCGGTCGTGATCGGGGTGCCCGGCCGCCAATCCTCGAGCGCGGCCTGATAACGCGAGACGCGCTCGGACGCCTTCGCGTCCCCGAGGTGGCAACGGAAGCAGACCTGCATCCGGAGTGACGGCGTCAGGCGCCGTGGGTCGACGATCGTCGGGTCGGGCTGGCCCGTGGGGGTCGCGCCCTGATCCCACTTCGCGACGTGCGCGCTCCCGGGGCCGTGACACCGCTCGCAGCTGATCCCGTGCGGGATCGGGTCCTCGAACTGGTTGTGCGTGCCGGCGACGAGCTTCATCGGATCGTTGTGGCAGGAGACGCACTGCGGACCGGTGTCGCGCGCGAAGTAGAAGTTGTTGTACTCGTATCCGGGGCAGAGGTCCCACACCGGATCCGTCGTGTGCCAGCACACGGGGGCCTGGAAGAGCTTGCCGTCCTGGACGAGGAGGTACTGGCGGCTGTGGTTCGCGGAGCCGACCGCCCAGACGAGCTCGCGCTCGTCGATCGCCGTCTGACCGCCCTTGCCGTCCGCGATCGATTGCTTGACCCAGAACTTCCCGTCGCGGCGCGTCATCGTGTAGTGGAGGCCGGTCGACGGGACCGTGAACGAGTTGTGCTTCGTCCAGTCCTCGATGACGGGGGCGCCCGCCATCGGGTACCACGAGCGACCCATCCCGGTCTTCGCGAAGGTCGACCAGATCTCGGCGTGGCACGACCGGCAGGCCTCGCCGCCGACGTACTTCGCCTCGGCGACGGCGGTCTTCGCCGGCGGCGGGGCCGGGGCCTCGCTCTTCCCGCACGCGCCCAGAGCCAGGAGGAGGGCGATCGCGACCGCGCGTCTCATCGCCGCAACGTCCGCTCAGGGCTGGAGGGTCTTCAAGACCTCGGGGTTCGGCTCGTCCTGCGCCAGGACGGTGTGGCAGAGATCGCAGTCTTGGGGAATCGCGCGGCCGCCCGGGTCGGCGTGCTCGCCGTCATGGCATCGGAAGCAGCCCGGCGAGTCCGTGTGGCCGAGGTGGCTCGGGTACGTCCCCCACTTGATGTTCATCGAGGGCCAGACGTTCGTCGCGTAGATGTTTCCCAGCTCGTGCGCCGCAGCGTCGACCTTGGCGCGATCGACCGAGGGCTGCTCCTTCCCGTAGAACGCCTCGAGGGTGCCGGCGATCTTCTGGCGCGCCTCGTCCTGGGAGGCGTACTCGGCCTTGATGGCCTTCAGCCCTTCCCGCCGCAGGAACGGGACCGACTTGTCGAGCGCGCCCTCCGCCAAGGCCCGATCGATCTCGGCCTCCGGCATCCGGTAGATGTGGCTCGGGCGGTTGTGGCAGTCGAGGCAATCCATCGTCCGCCACTCTCCGCCCTTGTCCTCCTTCGGCGCATAGGTCGTGACCGTGCCGTCCGAACGCGTCAACTCGATCGTGCCGATCGTCTCGCGCTTCTCGTCGGACCGGTAGCGGATCCGGACGCCGGGGTCGACGTGCCAGTGGATGCCGCGTGACGTGCGACCCTGAAGCCCGCCCACCTTGAGGAGGACGACCGTCTTCGTCTCGGTGTTCGGCTCGTCCTCGGCGTAGTGCGTGATGACCCGGAGACGGTCGCCGACGAACTTCGTGGGCCAATGGCACTGCTCGCACGTGTCGCGCGCCGGGCGCAGGTTGTGGACCGGCGTCGGGATCGGCTTCGGGTAGAGCTTGAGGTTCACCGAGATGAGCTGCCACGATCCCGAGAGCTTCGACTTGACGAACCAGCCGGCGCCCGGGCCGATGTGGCAGCTCACGCAGGCGACGCGCGAATGAGGGGACCGCTGATAGGTCGTGTACTCGGGGGCCATGACCGAATGGCACGAGGCGCCGCAGAACTTCGTCGTGTCCATGACCTCGACGGCCTTGTAGGTGGCGACCGCGAGGATGACGAGGTTGAGCATCGTCGCGCCCGAGAACATGACGACCATCGCGCGCGTGCGATCGACGTTGAGGTCGACGATCGGGAGGCGCGGCGGCGCCTGGCCGTGCGCGGCGGCATTGCGCGTCCGCCGGCGCTGGATGGCGAGCCCCACCGGGATCAGGACGAGGCCGAGGACGAAGAGCGCCGGAACGACGACGAAGTTGACGATGCCGAGATACGGTCCGCCCTCGAAGCCGAGCGATTCGATCGTGAACAGCGACAGGAAGAGGAGGGCGGAGGCGGTCGTCAGCGCCGCCCCGGCCAGACTGATGCCGTTCCGGGTGATTGCGTGGAAAAATGTCGTGAACGGGTTGTGCCGTTCCGTCATGGATGATGGACCACGGCGTGGATGATAAGGCAGAACAGCATCAATCCGAACAGGACCGCGATCGTGCCGACGATCCGTCCGCGACGGACGACCCGCGCCTTCGGGGGCGGGACGGTCAGGGCGTCGAGCCCCCCCTCGCGGACCAGGCGCTCGTACTCGTCGGGACGCTCCTTCCGGAACTCGTCCTCGTCCACGGTGCCGGTGAAAATCACCGTGTCCATGGGGAATTTGTCGGGCCTCAAGTGGCCGTTGAAGAAATGGATCGTGAAGATGAACGCCACGGCGAGGAGCGCTTCCTCGCCGTGAATCAGAAGGGCGACGTTGTAGACCCACCCCGGGAGGACATGCGCGAAGAACGCCGGGAACCAGAGGAGCAGCCCCGACCCCCCGATGATGAACATCCCCCAGAACACCGCCCAGTAGTCGAACTTTTCCCAGTAGGTGAAATGATCGAAGCGGGGACGCGGGCCACGGCCGACGAACCAGCGGACGTGCTGCGACAGCTCGCGGAGATCGCGCGGCTGCGGGACCATCGACGATGGCCCCCACAGCACCCCGAGATCGCGGTCGATGAAGAGCCGGCGGACGATCCGTCCCACATGGACCGCGAAGACGAGGATCAGCACGACCGCGAAGAACCGGTGGAGGCGGCCCGCCACCGGAAGACCCCCGAGCAGCCGCGCGAGCCGAGCCGCCCAAGGCGCGTCGTGGAAGAGGAGCGGGCTCCCGGTGAAGGCGAGCCCGAGGAAGCTCACCATCATCGCGAGGTGCGTCGCGCGCTGAGCCTTATCGAACCGCCGGATGTGGCGGCCGGTCATCGTGCGTCCTTCCGCTTCGGCGGCTTCAGCGGCTTCGGCGGCTTCGGCGGCGGGTCCCCGCGGAGCAACCGCTGGAACCAGAGGCTCGTGTGGAGCCCGAAGAACACGAAGACGCCGCCGAGCAGAAGCTGCATGAAACGGGCGGTCCAGTAGAGAGGCGGATTGCGATCGGCGTCGCGCTTGTCCGCGTGGGGGTCATAGCGCGCGAAGCTCGCGCCGGCGCCCGCGTGGCATTTCCGGCACGTCTCGACGCGGTGCTCGCCCGAGATCGTCGAGCGCGGATCGGTCTTCGGGAAGATCGCGTGCGCGCCGTGGCAGTCGGCGCAGCTCGCGACGCGCGCGAATCCGAGGCTCGTCACCTGGCCGTGGAAGGTGTCGCGGTAGGTCTTGAGCGACTGCGCGTGGCACGAGCCGCACTCGGCGAGGACGTCGAGCTTCCAGCGGTCGGCGTCGGTGCGCTCGATGTGGTGCGCGGTGTGGCAGTCGGAGCAGACGGGAACGTTCGGGTTGCCGGCCGCGAGCTTCGTCCCGTGGACCCCGGACGCGTACTGCGCCCGGATGCCTTCGTGACACTTCCCGCAGGTCGCGGGTACGTTGGCGCGAAAAACGCCGCTTCCCGGATCCGACTTTCGCCGGATCTCGTGGTTGCCGTGACAGTCGGTGCACTTCGCGGAGACGACGAGGCCGCTCTTCTCGAGCGCCTTCCCGTGGATGCTGTCGTGGTAGGTCGTCACGACGTCGCCGATCCGGATCTTCCCCGCGGCGATGACCTTGGGATCGCCGTGGCACTTGCCGCACGTCGCGGGAAGGTGGAGCCCGTACGTGGGAGACGCCGGGTCGGTGGACGGGCGAATGTCGTGTTTTCCGTGGCAATCGATGCACGTCGCCGCCACCGAGTTCCCGTTCCGCCGAGCCTCGGCGTGGACGCTCTTTCCGTACGCCGAGACCGGATCCGCGTGGCAGACGGCGCAATCGACTTTCGCGAGCTTCTCCGGATGCGGAAGGTCCGCATGGGCGAGATCGGCGTGACAGTCGATGCAGGAGAGGGGTCCGTGGACGGAATCGGCGAACGGTTTCGCCGAGACGGTCACCGATCGGCCGTCGCCGGCGGTGATCCCAGCGTCGTCGTGGCACGCGAGGCAATCGTCGTTCGCCGGCGCCGCGAGGGCGAGCGTTGCGGCGGCGACCGAGGCCGTCAGGACTGCCGCGAATCTCCACAGAGGCACGCTCATGCGGTGGAGGAATTTCGCACGCCACCTCGTCCGGCTCAAGACCGCGAGGGTCCGGTTTGTCCGTTGAATCGGCCCGTACACTCGCCCCGTCTCCAGAGGACATGCGATGAGACATCTCCTCGAGGACCGGGAGCATTTGATCCGGCTCGCCGCCCTGTTCTTGGGGGCGTTCCTCGTTTTCCTTCTCGCGCGCGCGGCGCTCGTCCCGAAGGGCTTCGGGGACCTCGGGCATTACCGCTCGGGAGCGCTGGCCGACGTCGCGTCACGCCCCGTCGCGTTCGCCGGACGCGGGGCGTGCACCGACTGTCACGACGATAGCGCCGCGAAGCTCCACGACGGGAAGCACGCCGGCGTGGGCTGCGAAGCGTGTCACGGCGCGCAGGCCGCGCACGCGGCGGATCCGACGTCGGCTTCCGCGTCCATGCCCGACACCCGCGAGCTCTGCCCGGTCTGCCACGCGCGGAACGCCGCGAAGCCGAAGACCTTCCCCCAGGTCGACATCAAGGCGCACGCGGACGGCAACGCGTGCAAGGACTGCCACGATCCGCACCATCCGGACGCGTAGGAGGCGTCATGGAGTCGACTCGCCGCGAGTTCGCGAAGCTCCTCGTCCTCACCGGCGCCGCCGCCGCGGCCTACGAGTACGTGATGGCGGACGCTCCCGAGAAGGCACCGAACTACGACGCGACGCGCCACTGGTGGGCAATGCTCATCGACGTCGGGAAATGCATCGGCTGCGGGAACTGCGTGCGCGCCTGCAAGGCCGAGAACGACGTGCCCAGGGAGCCCTACTACTTCCGGACGTGGGTCGAGCGGTACTACGTCCCCGAGCGGGACCCCGCGAATCCGACGGCGGAGGACTTCCCCATCGTCGACTCGCCGAACGGGGGCTACGACGGCTTCCCCGAGCGGTACAGGATCGAGGCCGGCGCCAAGGCGTTCTTCGTCCCGAAGATGTGCAATCACTGCGCGCACTCGCCCTGCGTCCAGGTCTGTCCCGTCGGCGCCACGTTCGAGAGCCCGGACGGTGTCGTGCTCGTGGACAAGACCTACTGCCTGGGCTGCCGCTACTGCGTGCAGGCCTGCCCGTACGGATGCCGCTTCATCGATCCACGGACGAACACCGTGGACAAGTGCTCGCTCTGCTACCACCGCATCACGAAGGGACTGACGACCGCCTGCTGCGAGGCGTGCCCCACGGGTGCGCGACAGCTCGGCGACCTCAAGAATCCGAGCGACCCGTTCCACACGGTGCTGCGGACCCACCCCGTGCAGGTGCTCAAGCCCCAGCTCGCGACCGGCGCCAAGGTCTACTACGCCGAGCTCGACGGCTCGGTCCGGTAAGAGGAGGCGATGGGCGTCGACGGGTTCATGTATCCCAACGAGATCGAGCTGCAGTGGAGCATCCTCATCGTCCTCTACCCCTTCATCACGGGCCTCGTCGCGGGCGCCTTCATCCTCGCGTCGCTCGAGAGGGTCTTCAACGTCGAGGCGGTGAAACCCACCTACCGGTTGGCGCTCCTCGTCGCGCTCGCGTTCATGATCGTCGCCCCGCTCCCGCTCCAGATGCACCTGGGGCATCCCGAGCGTTCGTTCGAGATGTATCTGACCCCGCACACGACCTCGGCGATGGCGATGTTCGGCTTCGTCTACCTCTGGTATCTCCTCGCGGTCCTCGTCATCGAGATCTGGCTCGACTACCGGACTGACATCGTCCGTTTCGCGCAGACGGTCCCCGGATGGCGGGGTCGCGTCTACAAGCTCATGTCGCTCGGCTCCTACAACGTCTCGCCGGCGGCGCTCGCGATCGACGACAAGGTCGGCCGGTTCGTGACGATCGTCGGGATCCCGTCGGCGTTCCTCCTTCACGGCTACGTCGGCTTCATCTTCGGCTCGATCAAGGCGAACCCCTGGTGGTCGACGCCGCTCATGCCGATCGTCTTCCTCTTCTCGGCGGTCGTCTCGGGGATCGCGGCGGTGCTCCTCCTCTACATGGCGGTGTGCGTCCTCAAACGCATCGCGATCGACATGCGGTGCGTCGACACGATGGCGCGCTACCTCATGTACGCCTTCCTCATCGACTTCTCGCTGGAGATGCTCGACCTGATCCACCGCGTATACGAGTCGGACGAGTCGTTCAAGAGCCTCGACTTCAT
This genomic window contains:
- a CDS encoding ParB N-terminal domain-containing protein codes for the protein MATRKKKRTKAEARSRGLTPATLTSGNVPAAVDALRRQVDEDGGEVLATYKDPVGGRWQILAALPIDAVQPTPFQRDLSETHAARLANVIDQIDRFLDPIIAVKSPEVGYWTPNGNHRLAALRTIGAKAVVALLLPEAETAYRILALNTEKAHNVREKSLEVIRMARSLADLDPRAEKEFALEFEEPSLLTLGATYEKKGRFSGGAYAPMLKRVETFLASKLPAALAVRDERAAALLELDEAVVAAVAELKERGFVSPYLKAFVIARINPLRFQKGGDPKFDETVAKMLASAKKFDAAKIKADQVAAASGPPED
- a CDS encoding 4'-phosphopantetheinyl transferase superfamily protein, whose amino-acid sequence is MSTSGFDSPWRDVVVRFVRSACYEDPALALRAASLLSAEERQLLTRLEPDASRLDYLAAHALVRSMIAEMTGCPGEQLQIRTSKDGRSEALLPGAPRGIGFSLSHADGIALCAVASGCSVGADVESERNVGLDPRGFAQVFCTRVELDEISALPAVLRTERLLEIWTFKEAMARATRPRFGVVGSEPHIATVRLLPHHLATIAVVGAPPGHLVAVKFEEYRPG
- a CDS encoding PAS domain-containing protein is translated as MAPRDASKRSRTRREGSGGPEVEHHKKSGAKNHKGARAFSSSSKEELQSLNEELLTVNHQLQTKLGELEQRNDDLDNLLQSTDLAAIFLDRNFCIKWFSPAMTPLLSLIPSDVGRPLSDFAQRFTDPDLLAEAEAVLRDLVPVSREIQTREGRWYLRRLLPYRTRADSINGIVITFTDVHALRNAERALKERNESLERRIAERTATLKVLQDVAGAANRASSLDEAIRMAIQLVCVHAQFDLGHAWRIDEATHTVLPLDVWYVAPGRDFSAFIDITMRTVLGPGDGIIRRTLALGEPQWMEDVHGQRFVRGSFEKFGIHSVATLPVIVEGKPIVVLEMFASSNLAIPGSTFLPSLKNVGIHIGHVIERQTLEKQVADQTDRERRSIGQELHDSVGQSLAGLAMMTRELISDPEAGSKRSSVPTINALHRGIEGAKIELRNVIRGMLPVEFDGNGLMNALLDLAETTETMHSIKCRFVSDEPDLVAIDDGFVGAQLYRIAQEAVRNAVTHGEATGIEIALRGRRRIELEVGDNGHGDWSKADTRGSGVRIMRYRADLIGGRIEVIAERGVGTRVLCIVPRGPHPAGGHGER
- a CDS encoding response regulator transcription factor, with the protein product MREQATKPSGPSASKSTRILVVEDHPLVRRGIIEMLAHEADLSVCGEATTGAEAVALFKSEHPDLVIADLTLREGNGIELIRDIRGLGSRVPILVLSMREETMFAERVIRAGAQGYVAKSAPSERLISAIRQVLRGELALSPHVTERLVRRAAGLHAVTSPTPVPTVLSDRELEIFEMFGRGFTASEIARRLHISAKTVQAHRENIKAKLELATSTALTRYATLWADGDRAAIERSTAPAPPPGAHRRVTDR
- a CDS encoding tetratricopeptide repeat protein, whose amino-acid sequence is MRRAVAIALLLALGACGKSEAPAPPPAKTAVAEAKYVGGEACRSCHAEIWSTFAKTGMGRSWYPMAGAPVIEDWTKHNSFTVPSTGLHYTMTRRDGKFWVKQSIADGKGGQTAIDERELVWAVGSANHSRQYLLVQDGKLFQAPVCWHTTDPVWDLCPGYEYNNFYFARDTGPQCVSCHNDPMKLVAGTHNQFEDPIPHGISCERCHGPGSAHVAKWDQGATPTGQPDPTIVDPRRLTPSLRMQVCFRCHLGDAKASERVSRYQAALEDWRPGTPITTAIIPYRYVEKTVHDFGLSGQADRMFLSRCFTESGGKMECLTCHNPHKTIFRDDRPADFFNAKCLGCHDASACKAPAAARQKTKPKDDCVSCHMRKGEPDDQRHVLYTDHFIRARIDQPEQARTRFDLELFPELPVDLPAPESAFYAGRAISLRAKMAPREVRPAMYPQAEAKLREAMSLGFAQADGPYFLGLALQDQGKHGEAAQQFAAAYAKNPADFDIAFAYGQSLLRANRVPEAEPVFTTLARDNPTAAGPLAELARIKTMSNDFAGALALFQKAIVLEPWNPALHANAANMLSALEHHPEAIAEAENAVRLDPEGARTWNAYAMLLGRAGRGADAEVAQRRARELSKAPGLRLSDVADKTIGR